A region from the Achromobacter seleniivolatilans genome encodes:
- a CDS encoding carbonic anhydrase: MGMKSHAHRVYSNSITMMHLKLRHLGIAFAMSLASSGAAYAESPLPLDQSHSAPSASSPHWGYEGDIRPEKWSELSPEYAGCKIGKNQSPVDIEHTYTTSLEPLDIHYAIASQDMVNNGHTIQVTPANDSGYLQLASERYALKQFHFHSPSENLIKGKSFPLEGHFVHADKDGNLLVMAVMFEAGAQNKQIDVMLNSLAAVGANKHLNEPVEIDALLPKQHGYYRFAGSLTTPPCSEGVTWIVLKTPVTLSQAQIKRFETVLHHNNRPVQPLNGRLVVD; encoded by the coding sequence ATGGGCATGAAGTCTCATGCCCACAGGGTCTACTCAAATTCAATCACGATGATGCATCTAAAACTCAGGCATCTTGGCATAGCTTTCGCGATGTCATTGGCCTCATCAGGCGCCGCATACGCGGAATCGCCCCTCCCTCTTGACCAATCCCATTCAGCACCTTCCGCTTCAAGTCCCCACTGGGGCTATGAAGGAGACATCAGACCAGAAAAGTGGAGCGAATTGAGCCCAGAGTATGCTGGCTGCAAAATCGGCAAGAATCAGTCGCCAGTAGATATCGAGCACACGTACACGACTTCGCTCGAACCCCTGGATATTCACTATGCCATCGCTTCCCAGGACATGGTCAACAACGGTCATACCATTCAAGTTACGCCGGCAAACGACTCCGGGTATTTGCAACTTGCCAGCGAACGCTATGCCCTCAAGCAATTTCATTTCCACAGCCCCAGCGAAAATCTGATCAAGGGCAAGAGCTTTCCGCTCGAAGGCCACTTCGTGCATGCTGACAAGGACGGCAACTTGCTGGTGATGGCCGTAATGTTCGAGGCCGGAGCGCAAAACAAGCAGATCGACGTGATGCTGAATTCGCTGGCTGCTGTTGGAGCGAACAAGCACTTGAACGAACCCGTGGAAATCGATGCGCTCCTACCCAAACAACACGGCTACTATCGCTTTGCCGGTTCGCTCACGACGCCTCCCTGCTCTGAAGGGGTGACATGGATTGTCCTGAAGACGCCCGTCACCCTAAGCCAAGCGCAGATAAAACGATTCGAAACGGTTCTGCACCATAACAACCGTCCTGTGCAACCGCTCAATGGGCGCTTGGTCGTAGACTGA
- a CDS encoding sigma-54 interaction domain-containing protein — MANRTNSPGRADAQASPATLLDATGLSPVMQKLATQLQLAAATDASVFIVGESGAGKEIVARAIHDASDRSGQPFVAVNCGAISGTLAHAELFGHEKGSFTGAVAQNAGYFEYASGGTLFLDEVTEMPPDMQVHFLRVLEAGTYQRVGGSDLLRANVRIICASNRDPAASVTDGRLRQDFLHRLLVIPLRVPPLRERADDALILAQRFLDTMNAQHGTQKVFSKHMLDTLALHDWPGNVRELRNVVQRAFILSDQQLDTCLQVRARSGRRAEVQDGALNFPVGMPLGRAQREFILATLAHHDGDKRLAADTLGVSLKTLYNRLDVYEKDGMPE; from the coding sequence ATGGCAAATCGCACCAATTCCCCCGGGCGCGCCGATGCGCAAGCGTCTCCCGCCACTCTTCTGGATGCAACCGGACTGTCTCCGGTCATGCAAAAACTGGCGACACAATTGCAATTGGCCGCCGCCACCGACGCCAGCGTATTCATTGTTGGCGAAAGCGGCGCGGGCAAGGAAATTGTGGCGCGCGCCATTCACGACGCCAGCGATCGCAGCGGGCAGCCGTTTGTTGCCGTGAACTGCGGCGCCATCAGCGGCACACTCGCCCACGCCGAATTGTTTGGCCATGAAAAAGGCAGTTTCACAGGCGCCGTAGCGCAAAATGCCGGCTACTTTGAGTACGCAAGCGGCGGCACCTTGTTTCTGGACGAGGTGACGGAAATGCCGCCCGACATGCAGGTTCACTTTCTGCGCGTACTCGAGGCAGGCACATACCAGCGCGTTGGCGGATCTGATTTGCTGCGCGCCAACGTACGTATTATCTGCGCAAGCAATCGTGATCCGGCAGCGTCTGTCACCGACGGACGCCTGCGGCAGGATTTCCTGCACCGTTTATTGGTGATCCCGCTACGCGTTCCCCCGTTGCGGGAACGCGCCGACGACGCACTCATTCTTGCGCAGCGGTTCTTGGACACCATGAACGCGCAGCACGGCACGCAGAAGGTATTTTCCAAACACATGCTGGACACGCTGGCGCTGCATGACTGGCCCGGCAACGTCCGCGAATTACGCAATGTGGTGCAGCGGGCATTCATTTTGTCTGACCAGCAATTGGACACGTGCCTGCAAGTCCGTGCCCGCAGCGGCCGCCGCGCCGAAGTGCAGGACGGGGCGTTGAATTTTCCGGTAGGCATGCCGCTGGGACGGGCGCAGCGTGAATTCATTCTGGCCACGCTCGCCCATCATGACGGCGACAAGCGCCTGGCCGCTGACACGCTCGGGGTCAGCCTGAAAACGCTGTACAACCGGCTGGACGTGTACGAGAAAGATGGCATGCCTGAATAG
- a CDS encoding RNA polymerase factor sigma-54 — protein MGHPTQELRLRQQMTLAPRLQQSVKLLQMSALEFTTAVEHALATNPFLEDGDEQDTEPAPAAIGQYCSNPNETAEPAPERTATAASDSDADDAPPDAPTYSGDYPTQSSTGGDGKDLGQWASASVSMRERLSLDLGNYHLEPRDRLLAEYIIDALDDDGYLRTPLTSLCDTGRPEFSPAPDEGEWMAALRLVQQLDAPGLGARDLTECLSLQLAAARDVEPDIRDLALRVVHEHLDRLGKNDCVGLRRLLECSDDALRDACALIRSLDPKPGGRYSADAPVYVVPDVFVDKWHSRWRVLPNRHAMPQARLHRTYADLFRRSRLDDRSPMAQELQEARWLVRNVEQRYTTIQRVAEAIVKRQQTFFEYGEVALRPLMLREVADDLDMHESTVSRATVGKYMVTPRGVFEFRHFFSRELATESGGSCSAAAVRALIKEMVDAEDPAMPLSDVTLTQQLAASGILLARRTVSKYRGQLRVPPAELRRQH, from the coding sequence TTGGGCCACCCTACGCAAGAATTGCGCCTGCGTCAGCAAATGACGCTGGCTCCCCGGCTGCAGCAGTCCGTCAAGCTGCTTCAAATGTCCGCGCTGGAGTTCACGACTGCGGTGGAGCATGCCCTGGCCACCAATCCCTTCCTGGAAGATGGCGATGAGCAAGACACTGAGCCGGCGCCCGCCGCCATAGGCCAGTATTGTTCGAACCCCAACGAAACTGCCGAACCCGCGCCTGAACGGACCGCCACGGCCGCATCGGATTCCGACGCGGATGACGCGCCGCCTGACGCCCCAACCTATTCGGGCGACTACCCAACGCAATCCTCGACCGGTGGGGATGGCAAGGATCTGGGCCAGTGGGCCAGCGCGTCCGTGTCCATGCGCGAGCGCCTGTCCCTGGACTTGGGCAACTACCATCTCGAACCCCGTGACCGGCTGCTGGCCGAATACATCATTGACGCTTTGGACGACGACGGCTACCTTCGCACGCCGTTGACCAGCCTGTGCGACACCGGCCGTCCGGAGTTCAGCCCTGCGCCCGACGAGGGTGAATGGATGGCGGCCTTGCGCCTTGTCCAGCAGCTGGATGCGCCCGGCCTGGGCGCCCGCGACCTGACCGAATGCCTGTCCTTGCAGTTGGCCGCGGCGCGCGACGTCGAGCCCGACATACGCGACCTGGCATTGCGAGTCGTGCATGAACATCTGGATCGCTTGGGTAAAAACGATTGCGTGGGCCTGCGCCGCTTGCTCGAATGTTCGGACGACGCTCTGCGCGACGCCTGCGCGCTGATCCGCAGCCTGGACCCAAAGCCGGGCGGCCGCTATAGCGCAGATGCGCCCGTCTACGTCGTGCCCGATGTGTTTGTAGACAAATGGCATTCCCGCTGGCGCGTGCTGCCCAATCGGCACGCCATGCCGCAAGCGCGGCTGCATCGCACTTACGCGGATCTTTTCCGGCGCTCTCGCCTGGATGACCGCAGCCCAATGGCGCAGGAACTGCAAGAAGCCCGCTGGCTGGTGCGCAACGTTGAACAGCGCTACACCACCATTCAACGCGTAGCCGAAGCAATCGTCAAACGGCAACAGACCTTCTTTGAGTACGGCGAAGTCGCCCTGCGGCCCTTGATGCTGCGTGAAGTGGCCGATGACCTGGACATGCACGAATCCACGGTGTCACGAGCAACGGTAGGCAAATACATGGTGACCCCGCGTGGCGTCTTCGAGTTCAGGCATTTCTTTTCCCGCGAGCTCGCCACCGAATCGGGCGGCTCATGTTCGGCCGCGGCCGTGCGCGCTCTGATCAAGGAAATGGTTGACGCTGAAGATCCCGCCATGCCTTTGTCCGACGTGACGCTGACGCAGCAGTTGGCGGCCAGCGGCATTTTGCTGGCGCGGCGCACGGTATCGAAGTATCGCGGCCAGTTGCGCGTGCCGCCCGCCGAGTTGCGCCGCCAGCATTGA
- a CDS encoding CsbD family protein gives MNKDQVKGRVEEAVGKVKEVAGKATGSTSTELKGTAQKVAGKTQAAYGDAKEQVKKPG, from the coding sequence ATGAACAAAGACCAAGTGAAGGGCCGAGTTGAAGAAGCCGTCGGCAAGGTAAAAGAAGTGGCCGGCAAGGCAACGGGAAGCACGTCCACTGAACTGAAGGGGACGGCGCAGAAGGTGGCTGGCAAGACGCAAGCGGCTTATGGCGACGCCAAGGAACAGGTCAAAAAGCCGGGCTGA
- a CDS encoding sigma-54-dependent transcriptional regulator has protein sequence MPHLLIVDDDDAIRETLAEIGRDSGYTVALAASIKDALIQLERQAPDLVLTDVRLPGGSGMDIFKNVAVSSAEVVVMTGHGTVDNAVQALRLGATDFLVKPICMDRLNEILTRIATNAGVEMPGTPFEEPGRFGKMYGASARMVELYRQVARVAPTNVTTLLIGESGTGKELAAHAIHELSTRRQRPFIAVNCGAISPNLIESEMFGHERGSFTGADRQHKGYFERADGGTLFLDEVTEMPLDLQVKLLRVLETGQFMRVGTNREISCDIRIVAATNRNPEQAVQEGKLREDLYYRLSVFPIELPPLRERGEDILFLARRFLQAQNQESGKNKDFSPHAAEVLSRYEWPGNVRELKNFVRRAFIMADGDVLDVDMLAPHVSPSGDDANMQVSVPVGETLAEADRRLILATLERCNGVKKQTAAMLGISPKTLYNRLEEYAADGYVLPGEAGAKDSD, from the coding sequence ATGCCACATCTGCTTATCGTCGATGACGACGATGCGATACGCGAGACGCTCGCCGAGATTGGGCGCGACAGCGGCTACACGGTTGCGTTGGCGGCCAGCATTAAAGATGCGCTGATACAACTGGAACGTCAGGCGCCGGACTTGGTGCTGACCGATGTTCGGTTGCCCGGCGGCAGCGGCATGGATATTTTCAAGAATGTAGCGGTGTCCAGCGCCGAAGTTGTCGTGATGACCGGTCACGGTACGGTCGACAATGCCGTGCAGGCGCTGCGGCTGGGCGCGACCGATTTTCTGGTCAAGCCAATCTGCATGGATCGCTTGAACGAAATCTTGACGCGTATTGCCACAAACGCGGGCGTCGAGATGCCGGGCACGCCATTTGAAGAACCAGGTCGGTTCGGAAAGATGTATGGCGCATCCGCCCGTATGGTGGAGCTTTACCGTCAGGTTGCGCGCGTGGCGCCCACCAACGTCACCACGCTGCTGATCGGCGAAAGCGGTACGGGCAAAGAGTTGGCGGCTCATGCCATTCACGAGCTGAGCACCCGGCGTCAGCGGCCATTCATTGCGGTCAATTGCGGTGCTATTTCGCCCAACCTGATCGAAAGCGAAATGTTTGGCCATGAGCGCGGCAGCTTTACGGGCGCTGATCGACAACATAAAGGCTATTTTGAACGCGCGGACGGCGGCACGTTGTTTTTGGACGAAGTCACGGAGATGCCGCTGGACTTGCAAGTCAAGTTATTGCGGGTGCTTGAGACCGGCCAGTTCATGCGCGTGGGAACCAACCGTGAAATCAGCTGCGATATCCGTATCGTCGCCGCTACGAATCGAAATCCGGAACAGGCGGTTCAAGAAGGTAAGCTGCGCGAAGATCTGTATTACCGCCTAAGCGTCTTTCCTATTGAGTTGCCACCGCTGCGCGAGCGCGGCGAAGACATCTTGTTTCTGGCGCGGCGCTTTCTTCAAGCGCAAAACCAGGAGTCAGGCAAGAACAAAGATTTTTCACCACACGCCGCAGAGGTGCTGTCGCGCTACGAGTGGCCCGGAAATGTTCGCGAACTGAAGAATTTCGTCAGGCGAGCATTCATCATGGCGGACGGCGATGTGCTGGACGTGGATATGCTGGCGCCCCATGTGTCGCCCAGCGGCGACGACGCGAACATGCAGGTCAGTGTGCCCGTGGGTGAAACGTTGGCCGAGGCGGACCGGCGCTTGATACTCGCCACGCTGGAGCGCTGCAACGGCGTCAAGAAACAGACTGCCGCGATGCTAGGCATCAGCCCAAAGACCCTCTACAACCGGCTGGAAGAATACGCGGCTGATGGGTACGTCCTGCCGGGCGAAGCCGGCGCCAAGGATAGCGACTAG
- a CDS encoding DUF883 family protein, with protein sequence MANTTPPLPSDFPENGPDNRGAHRRSRHPESWIDEIEATLRDADPTDLDALKARLSDQLDATRRSLRDASENASDLMRETLDCTEEYIHARPWQAVGLVAGAAFLLGVIVGRQ encoded by the coding sequence ATGGCCAATACGACCCCCCCCTTGCCTTCCGACTTTCCCGAGAACGGCCCGGACAATCGTGGCGCGCACCGCCGCTCGCGCCATCCTGAAAGCTGGATCGACGAGATCGAAGCAACGTTGCGGGATGCGGACCCGACCGACTTGGATGCTTTGAAAGCGCGCCTGTCGGATCAGCTGGATGCGACGCGCCGCAGCTTGCGCGACGCCTCTGAAAACGCGAGTGACCTGATGCGCGAGACGCTGGACTGCACCGAGGAATACATCCACGCGCGCCCCTGGCAAGCGGTAGGTCTGGTAGCCGGCGCGGCCTTCCTGCTTGGCGTCATCGTGGGACGCCAATAG